A genomic window from Bradyrhizobium lupini includes:
- a CDS encoding M20 family metallopeptidase — protein MQMPVTPPYSDLEQRVLSRITEERWLELASELIRTGQPRSGNPLDPDLPPAEEEAISMLVAGKLEALGMEVTKHSAQPHRPNVLGVLKGRDGAPSLILNDHLDTYPAVEPEKWHMTDFDPFKATRHGDLLYARGTSDTRGNLAASLLAVQALTEAGVKFDGTLMCCYTVDEERNGTEGSIYMLNKVGLTADYEITAEPTAWGDVNKDWGMNLSVANSGHCLIELTVHGIKSHIWRPDISVNAIMEAAKLLPKLKDMAFTHVPSKFMGHTPPCCAVVRIRSGLPGEMQFSPDACTITLAVVGIVPGMTLSSVIADIERLGRDTFGGVNDVKVEVRQVPGSLFVNATEPVPIEEEPCRSLRAVYRRLMGREPGVNRKNAFNDTIRFREAGINAVTFGPGEDGWAVDNENISITKSVMATRIYALTIMQILGVRT, from the coding sequence ATGCAGATGCCTGTCACCCCTCCTTATTCGGATCTCGAACAGCGCGTGCTGTCGCGCATCACGGAGGAGCGCTGGCTTGAACTCGCGTCCGAGCTGATCCGCACCGGCCAGCCCCGCTCCGGCAATCCGCTGGATCCCGATTTGCCGCCCGCCGAGGAAGAGGCGATCTCGATGCTGGTCGCGGGCAAGCTCGAAGCGCTCGGCATGGAGGTCACCAAGCACAGCGCGCAGCCGCACCGGCCGAACGTGCTCGGCGTGCTCAAGGGACGGGACGGCGCCCCCTCGCTCATTCTCAACGACCATCTCGACACCTATCCTGCCGTCGAGCCCGAGAAATGGCACATGACGGATTTCGATCCGTTCAAGGCGACGCGCCACGGCGATCTGCTCTATGCGCGCGGCACGTCCGACACGCGCGGAAACCTCGCTGCATCCTTGCTCGCAGTGCAGGCCCTGACCGAAGCGGGCGTGAAGTTCGATGGCACCTTGATGTGCTGCTACACCGTCGATGAGGAGCGGAACGGCACCGAGGGCTCCATCTACATGCTGAACAAGGTCGGCCTGACCGCCGACTACGAGATCACCGCCGAGCCGACCGCCTGGGGTGACGTCAACAAGGACTGGGGCATGAACCTGTCGGTGGCCAATTCCGGCCACTGCCTGATCGAGCTCACCGTTCACGGCATCAAGTCGCACATCTGGCGGCCGGACATCAGCGTCAACGCCATCATGGAAGCGGCAAAGCTGTTGCCGAAACTGAAGGACATGGCGTTCACGCATGTCCCCAGCAAGTTCATGGGACATACGCCGCCCTGCTGCGCCGTGGTGCGCATTCGGTCCGGCCTGCCTGGCGAGATGCAGTTCTCGCCGGATGCCTGCACCATCACGCTTGCCGTGGTCGGCATCGTGCCCGGCATGACGCTGTCGAGCGTGATTGCGGATATCGAGCGTCTCGGACGGGACACTTTTGGGGGCGTGAACGACGTCAAGGTGGAGGTGCGCCAGGTGCCGGGCTCGCTGTTCGTCAACGCCACCGAACCGGTGCCAATCGAGGAGGAGCCCTGCCGCTCCCTCCGCGCGGTTTACCGGCGTCTGATGGGCCGCGAGCCCGGGGTCAACCGCAAGAATGCCTTCAACGACACGATCCGCTTCCGCGAAGCTGGGATCAATGCGGTGACGTTCGGTCCCGGAGAAGACGGCTGGGCCGTCGACAACGAGAACATCTCGATCACCAAGTCGGTGATGGCGACGCGGATCTACGCGCTGACCATCATGCAGATCCTGGGAGTGCGGACATGA
- a CDS encoding ABC transporter permease: MSVEATHMTIPISPDRTRRGSFRLRLPKVSRSVLLSTLTVAVLLAGWAIVTEMGWANELFLPKPQAVWAAFVKTMTKGYQGATLLQHLGASLYRILTAFTLACLIGIPLGVLMGVSRNARALLNPLIEFYRPLPPLGLYTLLVMWLGIGESSKLSLLFLAGLPGIVISTIQAVTSVDPVYVRAAQSLGATRRHLLFHVYLPAAGPLILAGMRISLGFTYTVLVAAEIVAASAGIGWMIWDAAKFLLSDVVIMGLIVLGLTGVVLDLMMRGIAKLLMPWA; this comes from the coding sequence ATGAGCGTCGAGGCGACCCACATGACGATTCCAATCTCGCCGGATCGCACCCGACGCGGCAGCTTCCGGCTGCGGCTTCCGAAGGTCTCGCGATCGGTGCTGCTCTCGACGCTGACCGTGGCCGTGCTGCTGGCCGGCTGGGCCATCGTCACGGAGATGGGCTGGGCCAACGAGCTGTTCCTGCCGAAGCCGCAGGCGGTCTGGGCCGCGTTCGTCAAGACGATGACGAAGGGATATCAGGGCGCGACCCTGCTTCAGCATCTCGGCGCAAGCCTCTATCGCATCCTCACGGCCTTCACGCTGGCCTGCCTGATCGGCATCCCGCTCGGCGTCCTCATGGGCGTGTCGCGCAACGCGCGCGCGCTGCTCAATCCGCTGATCGAGTTCTACCGGCCACTGCCGCCGCTCGGACTTTATACGCTGCTGGTGATGTGGCTCGGCATCGGTGAGAGCTCGAAGCTGTCGCTGCTGTTTCTTGCCGGTTTGCCGGGCATCGTCATCTCGACCATCCAGGCCGTCACCAGCGTGGACCCGGTCTATGTGCGCGCCGCCCAGTCGCTCGGCGCGACCCGGCGCCATTTGCTGTTTCACGTCTATTTGCCGGCGGCGGGACCGCTGATTCTCGCCGGCATGCGCATCTCGCTCGGTTTCACCTACACCGTTCTCGTCGCCGCCGAAATCGTCGCGGCCTCCGCCGGCATCGGCTGGATGATCTGGGACGCCGCAAAGTTCCTGCTGTCCGACGTCGTGATCATGGGGCTGATCGTGCTCGGTCTCACCGGCGTCGTGCTCGACCTCATGATGCGCGGCATCGCGAAACTGTTGATGCCGTGGGCCTGA
- a CDS encoding ABC transporter substrate-binding protein — translation MKRLIATLAVTTLALTAAVRAEDKPAKVTVGYLNLVNAQLVTKHLGLLAKEMPGVDIKYVKIGGGGDMLRAIAGNDVDFGGLGNPPTAIGATRSLPIKGILVINMLDYVESMVVRADKNITSLKDLKGKTVAAPFGSTTHYLLLQALKEEGVDPASMKILDLAPSDIAAAWLRGDIDAAWFWEPDLGKAVKNGGKILVTSGEMAKRGYPTWDIGVVMNAFAEKYPSYVDKFIKAECEGIDFWLKNPEKTAEIIAEELSLPLEDAQRMMKGTGMIPCSTQLTEEYLGTSAKKGKFVDTLISTADFLVKQERLPKLLPRADFEAFIQPAYLEKVIGR, via the coding sequence ATGAAGAGACTGATTGCGACGCTCGCGGTAACCACGTTGGCGCTCACGGCCGCAGTCCGCGCCGAGGACAAGCCGGCGAAGGTGACCGTCGGCTATCTGAACCTGGTGAATGCGCAACTGGTCACCAAGCATCTTGGCCTGCTCGCCAAGGAGATGCCGGGCGTCGACATCAAATACGTCAAGATCGGCGGCGGCGGCGACATGCTGCGCGCGATCGCCGGCAACGATGTCGACTTCGGCGGCCTCGGCAACCCGCCGACCGCGATCGGCGCGACGCGCTCCCTGCCGATCAAGGGCATCCTGGTGATCAACATGCTCGACTACGTCGAGTCGATGGTGGTCCGCGCCGACAAGAACATCACCTCGCTCAAGGACCTCAAGGGCAAGACCGTGGCGGCGCCGTTCGGCTCCACGACGCACTACCTCCTGCTCCAGGCGCTCAAGGAGGAGGGTGTCGATCCCGCCTCGATGAAGATTCTGGACCTCGCGCCGTCGGACATCGCGGCGGCCTGGCTTCGCGGCGACATCGACGCGGCCTGGTTCTGGGAGCCGGATCTCGGCAAGGCGGTGAAGAACGGCGGCAAGATCCTCGTCACCTCGGGCGAGATGGCCAAGCGCGGCTACCCGACCTGGGACATCGGCGTCGTCATGAACGCGTTCGCGGAGAAGTATCCGTCCTACGTCGACAAGTTCATCAAGGCCGAATGCGAAGGCATCGATTTCTGGCTGAAGAACCCGGAGAAGACTGCCGAAATCATCGCGGAAGAGCTTTCGCTGCCTCTCGAGGACGCGCAGCGAATGATGAAGGGCACCGGGATGATCCCCTGCAGCACGCAGCTCACGGAGGAGTATCTCGGCACATCCGCGAAAAAGGGCAAGTTCGTCGACACGCTGATCTCGACCGCCGATTTCCTGGTGAAGCAGGAGCGCTTGCCGAAGCTGCTGCCGCGCGCCGACTTCGAAGCCTTCATCCAGCCCGCCTATCTGGAGAAGGTGATCGGCCGCTAG
- a CDS encoding amidase family protein, with product MNLAPRHLRAAYRSGELKPSDVAAHVLSRLDDADQSGVWISTANPESVMARARALDARIGEIGELPLYGLVFSVKDCIDVAGERTTSACPEFAYTAKDTSPVVADAIAAGAIYLGKTNMDQFATGLVGVRSPYGIARNPHNPDYIPGGSSSGAAVSVATGTSSFAFGTDTGGSGRVPASYCGVTGFKPAPGAFSQRGMVYACRSFDTISLYTRDPRDGHEIYRVLARRDVEDCFSPVDSAGWTEQASPARPLNIATPRPDQLRFFGNAETEALFGDGLRKLRQLDLSVALVDFAPFISVNDLMFFGPFLAERDVSVGAFLDANPEAGVKIVRDLVIGSRKFTAADAYRALYKVKEVQRSLRDFWQVHDALVVPTVGTVLSIDDVARDPLTANFNNGYYTNYANPLGLAAIAVPNAVTAAGVPYGITFLAPAGRERLLTDLACAFMGASAEPEHLRRVAIRAETS from the coding sequence ATGAATCTCGCACCTCGCCACCTCCGCGCCGCCTATCGCAGCGGCGAGCTCAAGCCGTCCGATGTCGCCGCGCACGTGTTGTCGCGCCTCGATGACGCCGACCAGAGCGGCGTCTGGATCTCGACGGCAAATCCCGAAAGCGTCATGGCAAGGGCCCGCGCGCTCGATGCGCGCATTGGCGAGATCGGCGAGCTGCCGCTCTACGGCCTCGTGTTCTCGGTCAAGGACTGTATCGACGTGGCCGGCGAGCGGACCACCTCGGCCTGCCCGGAATTCGCCTACACCGCGAAAGACACGAGCCCGGTTGTTGCCGACGCCATCGCCGCCGGCGCGATCTATCTCGGCAAGACCAATATGGATCAGTTCGCGACCGGCCTCGTCGGCGTGCGCTCGCCCTATGGCATCGCCCGCAACCCGCACAACCCCGACTACATCCCCGGCGGCTCCAGCTCGGGCGCAGCGGTATCGGTCGCGACGGGCACCTCGTCCTTTGCGTTCGGCACCGATACCGGCGGATCGGGCAGGGTGCCGGCGTCCTATTGTGGCGTGACCGGCTTCAAGCCGGCGCCCGGCGCCTTCAGTCAGCGCGGCATGGTTTACGCGTGCCGTAGTTTCGATACCATCTCGCTCTACACGCGCGATCCCCGCGATGGCCACGAGATCTATCGCGTGTTGGCGCGGCGCGACGTCGAGGACTGTTTTTCACCGGTGGATTCCGCCGGATGGACGGAGCAGGCATCTCCGGCGCGGCCGCTCAACATCGCAACGCCGCGTCCGGATCAGCTCAGGTTCTTCGGCAATGCGGAGACGGAGGCGCTGTTCGGCGATGGACTCCGCAAGCTGCGGCAGCTCGATCTGTCGGTCGCATTGGTCGATTTCGCGCCGTTCATTTCGGTCAACGATTTGATGTTTTTCGGACCTTTCCTCGCCGAGCGGGACGTCTCGGTCGGCGCATTCCTCGACGCCAACCCGGAGGCGGGCGTGAAGATCGTGCGCGACCTCGTCATCGGCAGCCGCAAGTTCACGGCGGCCGACGCCTATCGTGCGCTCTACAAGGTCAAGGAGGTCCAGCGGTCGCTGCGCGATTTCTGGCAAGTTCATGATGCGCTGGTCGTGCCGACGGTCGGCACCGTGCTGAGCATCGACGACGTCGCGCGCGATCCGCTGACGGCCAACTTCAACAACGGCTATTACACCAACTACGCCAACCCGCTTGGGCTGGCCGCCATCGCCGTTCCGAACGCCGTCACCGCAGCCGGCGTGCCCTATGGCATCACGTTCCTGGCGCCGGCCGGCCGGGAGCGCCTGCTCACCGATCTGGCTTGCGCTTTCATGGGGGCTTCGGCCGAGCCAGAACATCTGCGCCGCGTTGCAATCCGAGCGGAGACCTCCTAG
- a CDS encoding Crp/Fnr family transcriptional regulator has translation MGRSDAHEVADPAEPRADLPRPGTGRYVLKALDKPDLELVMRTGRLATYQNREYLLREGEPANGIHIILNGIVESTHAGTQGRELMLSTWEAGDFVGAPYILGDHRHSWSARALGRVEALHLDQDAVRRLIAQSPPFAVALIECLGFKGETYSMLAQTLAGQKAAERLVLLLVKLCENAAQDESGPISLGRITQANLARMIGATRQSISLILSRLQDDGIIWTGPTKMVVNDLAALRKQVAVGVDQ, from the coding sequence GTGGGGCGCAGCGATGCGCATGAGGTGGCCGATCCAGCTGAGCCGCGCGCCGACCTGCCACGGCCCGGGACCGGACGTTATGTGCTGAAGGCATTGGACAAGCCCGATCTGGAGCTGGTGATGCGAACCGGCAGGCTCGCGACCTACCAGAACCGCGAATATCTGCTGCGGGAGGGCGAGCCCGCAAACGGCATCCACATCATCCTGAACGGGATCGTCGAAAGCACCCATGCCGGCACGCAGGGGCGCGAACTGATGCTGTCGACCTGGGAGGCCGGCGACTTCGTCGGCGCGCCCTATATCCTCGGCGATCACCGCCACAGCTGGTCGGCCCGCGCGCTCGGGCGCGTCGAAGCACTGCATCTCGACCAGGATGCGGTCCGCCGGTTGATCGCGCAGTCGCCGCCGTTCGCAGTCGCGCTGATCGAGTGCCTCGGCTTCAAGGGCGAGACCTATTCGATGCTGGCGCAGACGCTGGCCGGGCAGAAGGCGGCGGAACGGTTGGTGCTGCTGCTGGTCAAGCTGTGCGAGAACGCGGCCCAGGACGAGAGCGGCCCGATATCGCTCGGCCGCATCACGCAGGCCAATCTCGCGCGCATGATCGGCGCGACGCGCCAGTCGATCAGCCTGATCCTCAGCCGCCTCCAGGACGACGGCATCATCTGGACCGGCCCGACCAAGATGGTCGTCAACGATCTCGCCGCGCTCCGCAAGCAGGTAGCAGTAGGCGTGGACCAGTAG
- a CDS encoding potassium channel family protein produces the protein MAAVNHTSLRSRVRRLYEGTTPSAVGFRYALLAFDVVTILFIIGTSFLHPSEIIETFDLLFGAMILADFSARLLADRHPLRKFGRLSTWADMVAIVSFLAPLAGEAGGFLRILRTLGMLRDYQMLARLRMDSSFFRRNEEVIFAVTNLAVFIFVMTGIVYETQKFRNDQIRNYADALYFTVTALTTTGFGDITLPGTIGRLITVVIMIFGVTLFFNLARALLSPNKVRFPCPTCGLQRHESDAVHCKACGAVLNIPDEGLA, from the coding sequence ATGGCAGCTGTGAACCACACCTCCCTGAGAAGCCGCGTCCGTCGCCTCTACGAGGGTACAACGCCCAGCGCCGTTGGTTTCCGCTATGCTTTGCTCGCGTTTGATGTTGTGACCATACTGTTCATCATCGGGACGTCGTTCCTGCACCCCAGTGAGATCATCGAAACCTTCGACCTGCTATTCGGCGCAATGATATTGGCCGATTTTTCAGCACGGCTACTCGCCGACCGGCATCCGCTTCGAAAGTTCGGCCGCCTCTCGACATGGGCTGACATGGTCGCCATCGTTTCATTCCTGGCGCCCCTGGCTGGCGAGGCTGGCGGCTTTCTGCGGATTTTGCGGACGCTGGGAATGCTTCGTGACTACCAGATGCTCGCCAGGTTGCGCATGGATTCGTCGTTCTTCCGTCGCAACGAGGAGGTCATCTTTGCCGTCACCAATCTTGCGGTTTTCATATTTGTCATGACGGGGATAGTCTACGAGACCCAGAAGTTTCGTAACGATCAGATTCGGAATTATGCTGACGCGCTGTATTTCACTGTGACCGCGCTGACGACGACTGGCTTTGGCGATATCACCCTGCCAGGCACAATAGGTCGTTTGATAACCGTCGTGATCATGATTTTCGGCGTAACCCTGTTCTTCAATCTTGCGCGCGCATTGTTGAGTCCGAACAAGGTCAGATTTCCTTGCCCAACTTGCGGACTGCAGCGGCACGAGAGCGATGCCGTGCATTGCAAAGCATGCGGCGCTGTTCTCAATATTCCCGATGAAGGTTTGGCGTAG
- a CDS encoding DUF6665 family protein: protein MSRDLRPPVDILHYEIVQEQASALGRMGRTLEQALARLREFDAAHALPEVPAAMQPARRKLVMEAGHALWMLVVQREASGLRDSRHIMRTYNVPAEVQCCMGLVPAASKPA, encoded by the coding sequence ATGTCCCGTGATCTCCGCCCGCCCGTCGATATCCTCCATTACGAGATTGTCCAGGAACAGGCCTCCGCGCTCGGACGGATGGGCCGCACGCTCGAACAGGCGCTGGCGCGCCTGCGCGAGTTCGACGCCGCCCATGCCCTCCCCGAGGTGCCGGCCGCGATGCAGCCGGCCCGACGCAAGCTGGTGATGGAAGCCGGCCACGCGCTCTGGATGTTGGTGGTGCAGCGTGAGGCATCCGGCTTGCGCGACAGCCGCCACATCATGCGGACCTACAATGTCCCGGCCGAGGTGCAGTGCTGCATGGGGCTGGTGCCGGCAGCGTCGAAGCCGGCCTGA
- a CDS encoding TetR/AcrR family transcriptional regulator → MVVPGREHLHVVQEEDSSKRRQILDGARKVFMDLGFDGASMGEIARAAQVSKGTLYVYFADKCALFEAILEQEALQHGQVAFNFDPARDVETTLKDFGRAYNRLLCRPGGGSAIRTVMAIAERMPDLGRRYYARVLDKSINRLSDYLKAHAAAGDLDIDDCDLAASQFMELCKASLFLPFVFQAAPAPSEERMSEVVDSATRMFLAAYRAK, encoded by the coding sequence ATGGTTGTACCCGGCCGCGAACATCTCCACGTCGTCCAGGAGGAGGACAGCTCCAAACGCCGCCAGATCCTGGACGGGGCCCGCAAGGTGTTCATGGATCTCGGGTTTGACGGTGCCAGCATGGGCGAGATCGCCCGCGCTGCGCAGGTCTCCAAGGGCACGCTTTACGTCTACTTCGCCGACAAATGCGCGCTGTTCGAAGCCATCCTCGAGCAGGAGGCGCTCCAGCACGGGCAGGTCGCGTTCAATTTCGATCCGGCACGCGATGTTGAAACCACGCTGAAGGATTTCGGCCGGGCCTACAACCGTCTGCTGTGCCGGCCCGGCGGCGGATCGGCGATCCGCACCGTGATGGCGATCGCCGAGCGCATGCCCGATCTCGGCCGCCGCTACTATGCGCGGGTGCTGGACAAGTCGATCAACCGCCTCTCCGACTATCTCAAAGCCCACGCCGCCGCCGGCGATCTCGATATCGACGATTGCGATCTGGCGGCGTCGCAGTTCATGGAACTGTGCAAGGCCTCGCTGTTCCTGCCCTTCGTCTTCCAGGCCGCGCCCGCACCGTCGGAAGAGCGCATGAGCGAAGTCGTCGACAGCGCGACGCGGATGTTCCTGGCAGCGTATCGGGCGAAGTAG
- a CDS encoding efflux RND transporter periplasmic adaptor subunit gives MAVVRDQAARVLRQDAVETPAPAGGDAATETSVALAEQLRSHVAEETKRRPSEAPEKPVTDKPAAAPDAPAAGAPKSGKRKFVMMGIGLVLALAAASYAGYYTLVGRFYVATDDAYVRANNTMLGARVAGHVSSILAGDNTTVRAGDIVFRVDDGDYKIAVDAAATRIATQQATIDRIGRQVAALDSQVAQARAQLVSAEAGLKRADLDYERQQALSNKGFASRATFESSEAGRDQGAAAVKAAQAAYDVALSNVDVAKAQQAEAQAQLAELKTTLAKAERDLAFTAVRAPVDGTFSNRLVSAGDFVAVGQRLGNVVPLDNVYIDANFKETQLKRIRPGQPVTIKVDAYGMRKFSGVVDSIAAGAGSVFTLLPPDNATGNFTKIVQRVPVRIRVPKSVAKQNLLRAGMSVTATVDTNKGAADADSEVDLDDATMIHPQ, from the coding sequence ATGGCCGTAGTGAGAGACCAGGCTGCGCGCGTCCTTCGCCAGGACGCCGTGGAGACGCCGGCGCCCGCGGGTGGTGACGCTGCCACCGAGACGTCTGTAGCTCTCGCCGAACAGTTGCGCTCTCATGTGGCCGAGGAAACCAAGCGCCGTCCCAGCGAGGCGCCGGAGAAGCCCGTGACCGACAAGCCGGCCGCAGCCCCAGACGCGCCCGCCGCCGGCGCGCCGAAGTCCGGCAAGCGCAAATTCGTGATGATGGGAATAGGGCTCGTGCTGGCGCTCGCGGCCGCGAGCTATGCCGGCTATTACACGCTGGTCGGCCGCTTCTACGTCGCGACCGACGACGCCTATGTCCGCGCCAACAACACCATGCTGGGCGCGCGCGTTGCCGGCCACGTCTCCTCGATCCTCGCCGGCGACAACACGACGGTGCGCGCCGGCGACATCGTCTTCCGCGTCGACGACGGCGACTACAAGATCGCCGTCGACGCCGCCGCGACCAGGATCGCGACCCAGCAGGCCACCATCGATCGCATCGGCCGCCAGGTCGCGGCGCTCGACAGCCAGGTCGCGCAGGCCAGGGCGCAACTCGTCTCCGCCGAAGCCGGCCTCAAGCGCGCCGACCTCGATTATGAGCGCCAGCAGGCGCTGAGCAACAAGGGTTTTGCCTCGCGCGCCACCTTCGAGAGCTCCGAAGCCGGACGCGACCAGGGCGCCGCCGCGGTCAAGGCTGCGCAGGCCGCCTACGACGTCGCGCTCAGCAATGTCGACGTCGCCAAGGCGCAGCAGGCCGAAGCGCAGGCGCAACTCGCCGAGCTCAAGACCACGCTGGCCAAGGCCGAGCGCGATCTCGCCTTCACCGCGGTGCGCGCGCCGGTCGACGGCACGTTCTCGAACCGCCTCGTCAGTGCCGGCGATTTCGTCGCGGTGGGCCAGCGGCTCGGCAACGTCGTGCCGCTCGACAACGTCTATATCGATGCCAATTTCAAGGAGACCCAGCTCAAGCGCATCCGTCCCGGCCAGCCGGTGACGATCAAGGTCGATGCCTACGGCATGCGCAAGTTCTCCGGCGTCGTCGACAGCATCGCGGCGGGGGCGGGCTCGGTGTTCACGCTGCTGCCGCCTGACAACGCCACCGGCAACTTCACCAAGATCGTGCAGCGCGTGCCGGTCCGCATCCGGGTGCCGAAGTCGGTCGCGAAGCAAAACCTGCTCCGCGCCGGCATGTCGGTCACTGCGACGGTCGACACCAACAAGGGCGCGGCCGACGCCGACAGCGAGGTCGATCTCGACGACGCCACCATGATCCATCCGCAGTAG
- a CDS encoding DHA2 family efflux MFS transporter permease subunit, with the protein MANATTASPAMMADPASERIAPKRLFAFIIMVFGMFMSILDIQIVSASLSEIQAGLSASSSEVSWVQTAYLIAEVIAIPLSGFLSRAFGTRLLFAISAAGFTASSLLCGFATTVEEMILWRALQGFLGAGMIPTVFASAYTVFPRTKFHIVGPIIGLVATLAPTIGPTVGGYITDLMSWNWLFFINIVPGIGITIGVLALVDFDEPHFELLDRFDWWGLLFMAGFLGTLEYVLEEGPQYEWMQDPSVAICAWICGISAIAFFWRVFRAAEPIVNLRTFSNRNFAIGCVLQFCIGIGLYGLTYIYPRYLAEVRGYSALMIGETMFVSGITMFLIAPVVGRLMAKYDMRYMIAFGLVVFALGSYQMTWITRDYDFYELLIPQILRGIGMMFAMVPTNNIALGTLAPDRVKNASGLFNLMRNLGGAVGLAVINTVLNDRTDLHITRLQERVTWGNATATETLTMFMQKFQGLGDSTLMAMKQLSQLVHRQAVVMGFGDAFFILTLFYLGLTLLVTLLKRPASPFGASGDAH; encoded by the coding sequence ATGGCGAACGCCACGACCGCTTCACCTGCCATGATGGCGGACCCCGCTTCGGAGCGCATCGCACCGAAGCGGTTGTTCGCTTTCATCATCATGGTGTTCGGGATGTTCATGTCGATCCTGGACATCCAGATCGTCTCGGCGTCCCTGAGTGAAATCCAGGCCGGCCTGTCGGCAAGCTCTAGCGAGGTCTCCTGGGTCCAGACCGCCTATCTGATCGCCGAAGTGATCGCGATCCCGCTGTCGGGATTCTTGTCGCGCGCCTTCGGCACGCGGCTGTTGTTCGCAATCTCGGCGGCAGGCTTTACCGCATCGAGCCTGCTCTGCGGCTTCGCCACCACCGTCGAGGAGATGATCCTCTGGCGCGCGCTGCAAGGTTTTCTCGGCGCCGGCATGATCCCGACGGTGTTCGCCTCGGCCTACACCGTTTTCCCACGCACCAAATTCCACATCGTCGGTCCCATCATCGGGCTCGTCGCAACGCTGGCTCCGACCATCGGGCCAACTGTCGGCGGCTACATCACCGACCTGATGTCCTGGAACTGGCTGTTCTTCATCAACATCGTGCCTGGCATCGGCATCACCATCGGCGTGCTGGCGCTGGTCGATTTCGACGAGCCGCATTTCGAGTTGCTCGACCGTTTCGACTGGTGGGGGCTGCTGTTCATGGCCGGCTTCCTCGGCACGCTGGAATACGTGCTGGAGGAAGGCCCGCAATATGAATGGATGCAGGACCCCTCGGTCGCGATCTGCGCCTGGATCTGCGGCATCTCGGCGATCGCCTTCTTCTGGCGCGTCTTCAGGGCGGCCGAGCCGATCGTCAATCTACGCACCTTTTCCAACCGCAATTTCGCGATCGGCTGCGTCCTTCAGTTCTGCATCGGCATCGGCCTCTACGGCCTGACCTACATCTATCCGCGCTACCTCGCCGAAGTGCGTGGCTACAGCGCACTGATGATCGGCGAGACCATGTTCGTCTCGGGCATCACCATGTTCCTGATCGCGCCGGTGGTCGGGCGTCTCATGGCGAAGTACGACATGCGCTACATGATCGCGTTCGGGCTCGTCGTGTTCGCGCTCGGCTCCTACCAGATGACCTGGATCACGCGCGACTACGATTTCTATGAGTTGCTGATTCCGCAGATCCTGCGCGGCATCGGCATGATGTTCGCGATGGTGCCGACCAACAACATCGCGCTCGGCACGCTGGCGCCCGACCGGGTGAAGAACGCCTCGGGCCTCTTCAACCTGATGCGCAATCTCGGCGGTGCCGTAGGTCTCGCCGTCATCAACACCGTGCTCAATGACCGCACCGATCTGCACATTACGCGCCTGCAGGAGCGTGTGACCTGGGGCAACGCGACCGCGACCGAAACCCTGACCATGTTCATGCAGAAGTTTCAGGGGCTTGGCGATTCCACCTTAATGGCGATGAAGCAGCTCAGCCAGCTCGTGCATCGCCAGGCCGTGGTGATGGGCTTCGGCGATGCTTTCTTCATCCTGACGCTGTTCTATCTCGGCCTCACCCTGCTCGTCACACTGTTGAAGAGGCCGGCCTCGCCGTTCGGCGCCAGCGGCGACGCGCACTAA